In a genomic window of Phalacrocorax aristotelis chromosome 8, bGulAri2.1, whole genome shotgun sequence:
- the CIAO2B gene encoding cytosolic iron-sulfur assembly component 2B isoform X2: MVGPGPGGGAALENANPLIYRRSGERPVTAREEDDELPDSIDDREIFDLIRSINDPEHPLTLEELNVVEQVNDAESTVAVEFTPTIPHCSMATLIGLSIKVKLIRSLPERFKLDVHITPGTHASEHAVNKQLADKERVAAALENSHLLEVVNQCLSARS; this comes from the exons ATGgtgggcccgggcccgggcggcggggcggcgctgGAGAACGCGAACCCGCTCATCTACCGCCGCTCGGGGGAGCGGCCGGTGACGGCGCGGGAGGAGGACGACGAGCTGCCCGACTCCATCGACGACCGGGAGATCTTCGAT CTCATTCGCTCCATTAACGACCCCGAGCACCCTCTCACCCTGGAGGAGCTGAATGTCGTCGAGCAG GTGAATGATGCAGAAAGCACGGTGGCAGTGGAGTTCACTCCCACCATTCCTCACTGCAGCATGGCGACGTTAATCGGCCTCTCCATAAAAGTGAAATTGATCAGATCTCTGCCAGAGAGATTTAAG CTGGATGTTCATATTACACCAGGAACACATGCTTCTGAGCATGCAG TTAATAAACAGCTCGCTGATAAAGAACGTGTAGCAGCTGCTTTGGAAAACTCTCACTTACTGGAAGTGGTGAATCAGTGTCTGTCTGCTCGATCATAA
- the CIAO2B gene encoding cytosolic iron-sulfur assembly component 2B isoform X3, with product MVGPGPGGGAALENANPLIYRRSGERPVTAREEDDELPDSIDDREIFDLIRSINDPEHPLTLEELNVVEQVRVKVNDAESTVAVEFTPTIPHCSMATLIGLSIKVKLIRSLPERFKKMNSARLDLGEERNANMCRGKNRRVTKLPTDCFNLYSKWRRNQ from the exons ATGgtgggcccgggcccgggcggcggggcggcgctgGAGAACGCGAACCCGCTCATCTACCGCCGCTCGGGGGAGCGGCCGGTGACGGCGCGGGAGGAGGACGACGAGCTGCCCGACTCCATCGACGACCGGGAGATCTTCGAT CTCATTCGCTCCATTAACGACCCCGAGCACCCTCTCACCCTGGAGGAGCTGAATGTCGTCGAGCAGGTGCGCGTGAAG GTGAATGATGCAGAAAGCACGGTGGCAGTGGAGTTCACTCCCACCATTCCTCACTGCAGCATGGCGACGTTAATCGGCCTCTCCATAAAAGTGAAATTGATCAGATCTCTGCCAGAGAGATTTAAG aaaatgaattctGCCCGCCTAGatttgggggaagaaaggaatgCAAATATGTGCCGGGGGAAAAACAGAAGGGTGACAAAGCTGCCAACAGATTGCTTCAACCTGTATTCCAAATGGAGAAGGAATCAGTAA
- the CIAO2B gene encoding cytosolic iron-sulfur assembly component 2B isoform X1, with protein MVGPGPGGGAALENANPLIYRRSGERPVTAREEDDELPDSIDDREIFDLIRSINDPEHPLTLEELNVVEQVRVKVNDAESTVAVEFTPTIPHCSMATLIGLSIKVKLIRSLPERFKLDVHITPGTHASEHAVNKQLADKERVAAALENSHLLEVVNQCLSARS; from the exons ATGgtgggcccgggcccgggcggcggggcggcgctgGAGAACGCGAACCCGCTCATCTACCGCCGCTCGGGGGAGCGGCCGGTGACGGCGCGGGAGGAGGACGACGAGCTGCCCGACTCCATCGACGACCGGGAGATCTTCGAT CTCATTCGCTCCATTAACGACCCCGAGCACCCTCTCACCCTGGAGGAGCTGAATGTCGTCGAGCAGGTGCGCGTGAAG GTGAATGATGCAGAAAGCACGGTGGCAGTGGAGTTCACTCCCACCATTCCTCACTGCAGCATGGCGACGTTAATCGGCCTCTCCATAAAAGTGAAATTGATCAGATCTCTGCCAGAGAGATTTAAG CTGGATGTTCATATTACACCAGGAACACATGCTTCTGAGCATGCAG TTAATAAACAGCTCGCTGATAAAGAACGTGTAGCAGCTGCTTTGGAAAACTCTCACTTACTGGAAGTGGTGAATCAGTGTCTGTCTGCTCGATCATAA
- the CIAO2B gene encoding cytosolic iron-sulfur assembly component 2B isoform X4 has protein sequence MVGPGPGGGAALENANPLIYRRSGERPVTAREEDDELPDSIDDREIFDLIRSINDPEHPLTLEELNVVEQVNDAESTVAVEFTPTIPHCSMATLIGLSIKVKLIRSLPERFKKMNSARLDLGEERNANMCRGKNRRVTKLPTDCFNLYSKWRRNQ, from the exons ATGgtgggcccgggcccgggcggcggggcggcgctgGAGAACGCGAACCCGCTCATCTACCGCCGCTCGGGGGAGCGGCCGGTGACGGCGCGGGAGGAGGACGACGAGCTGCCCGACTCCATCGACGACCGGGAGATCTTCGAT CTCATTCGCTCCATTAACGACCCCGAGCACCCTCTCACCCTGGAGGAGCTGAATGTCGTCGAGCAG GTGAATGATGCAGAAAGCACGGTGGCAGTGGAGTTCACTCCCACCATTCCTCACTGCAGCATGGCGACGTTAATCGGCCTCTCCATAAAAGTGAAATTGATCAGATCTCTGCCAGAGAGATTTAAG aaaatgaattctGCCCGCCTAGatttgggggaagaaaggaatgCAAATATGTGCCGGGGGAAAAACAGAAGGGTGACAAAGCTGCCAACAGATTGCTTCAACCTGTATTCCAAATGGAGAAGGAATCAGTAA